A genomic segment from Streptomyces sp. NBC_01233 encodes:
- the nuoH gene encoding NADH-quinone oxidoreductase subunit NuoH, giving the protein MNAVHGDFVQLAAEDLSLFGRDVWWLVVVKAVFCFAFLMVTVLFSIVWERKVVAWMQLRIGPNRHGPWGMLQSLADGVKLMLKEDLIVKRADKVVYVLAPIIAAIPAFMAIAVIPFGPPGDEVSIFGQRTTMQLTDLPIAMLYILAVASVGIYGIVLAGWSSGSTYPLLGGLRSCAQMISYEIAMGAAFASVFLYSGSMSTSAIVEAQEDRWFIVLLPVSFIIYVITMVGETNRAPFDMPESEGDLVGGFNTEYSSIKFALFMLAEYVNMVTVSAVSVTLFLGGWRAPYPISTFWEGANHGWWPMLWFVLKVQLLLFFFIWLRGTLPRVRYDQLMKLGWKVLIPVSVVWLMLVATVRALRNEAYDFSEIVLYVGGGVVAILLLSFVADIFRDKREKAQAAEAVDDAVPFDPLAGGFPVPPKPGQHLAPVPRRRPRSERELIVSGGTNTDSDREEA; this is encoded by the coding sequence GTGAACGCGGTACACGGTGACTTCGTACAACTGGCCGCCGAGGACCTGTCCCTGTTCGGCCGCGACGTCTGGTGGCTGGTCGTCGTCAAGGCGGTGTTCTGCTTCGCCTTCCTGATGGTGACCGTGCTCTTCTCCATCGTGTGGGAGCGCAAGGTCGTCGCCTGGATGCAGCTGCGCATCGGCCCCAACCGGCACGGGCCCTGGGGCATGCTCCAGTCGCTCGCCGACGGCGTGAAGCTGATGCTCAAGGAAGACCTGATCGTCAAGCGCGCCGACAAGGTGGTCTACGTCCTGGCCCCGATCATCGCGGCGATCCCGGCCTTCATGGCCATCGCGGTGATCCCCTTCGGGCCGCCCGGCGACGAGGTCTCCATCTTCGGCCAGCGCACCACGATGCAGCTGACCGACCTGCCCATCGCGATGCTCTACATCCTCGCGGTGGCCTCGGTCGGCATCTACGGCATCGTGCTGGCGGGCTGGTCCTCCGGCTCCACGTACCCGCTCCTCGGCGGACTGCGCTCCTGCGCGCAGATGATCTCCTACGAGATCGCGATGGGCGCGGCCTTCGCCTCGGTCTTCCTCTACTCCGGGTCGATGTCGACCTCGGCGATCGTCGAGGCGCAGGAGGACCGCTGGTTCATCGTCCTGCTGCCGGTGTCCTTCATCATCTACGTCATCACGATGGTCGGCGAGACCAACCGCGCCCCCTTCGACATGCCGGAGTCCGAGGGCGACCTGGTCGGCGGCTTCAACACCGAGTACTCGTCCATCAAGTTCGCGCTTTTCATGCTGGCCGAGTACGTCAACATGGTCACCGTCTCGGCGGTCTCGGTCACCCTCTTCCTGGGCGGCTGGCGGGCCCCGTACCCGATCAGCACCTTCTGGGAGGGTGCGAACCACGGCTGGTGGCCGATGCTCTGGTTCGTCCTCAAGGTGCAGCTGCTGCTGTTCTTCTTCATCTGGCTGCGCGGCACGCTGCCGCGCGTGCGCTACGACCAGCTGATGAAGCTCGGCTGGAAGGTGCTCATCCCGGTCTCCGTGGTCTGGCTGATGCTGGTCGCCACCGTCCGGGCGCTGCGCAACGAGGCGTACGACTTCAGCGAGATCGTCCTCTACGTCGGCGGCGGAGTCGTCGCGATCCTGCTGCTCTCCTTCGTCGCGGACATCTTCCGCGACAAGCGCGAGAAGGCGCAGGCCGCCGAGGCCGTCGACGACGCCGTGCCCTTCGACCCGCTGGCGGGCGGGTTCCCCGTACCGCCCAAGCCCGGCCAGCACCTGGCACCCGTACCGCGCAGGCGGCCTCGCAGCGAGCGGGAGCTGATTGTCAGTGGCGGGACAAATACTGACAGTGACCGAGAGGAGGCTTGA
- a CDS encoding NADH-quinone oxidoreductase subunit J, translating into MSTIAASLTSTGEAVQFWILGTVAVIGALATILMKKAVHSALSLAGTMIILAVFYLANGAYFLGVVQVIVYTGAIMMLFLFVVMLVGVTAADSLKETIKGQRWLAALCGLGFGILLIAGIGHANLTHFNGLGRINSAGHVEGLAQLIFTKYVFAFEITGALLITAAVGAMVLTHRERTERAATQRELAEKRVREGVQLPPLPAPGVYARHNAVDVAGLLPDGTPSELTVNKTLRGRGQIRDVSSEALNDLKALEQASAERLGREEASK; encoded by the coding sequence GTGAGCACCATCGCGGCGAGCCTCACCTCCACCGGCGAGGCCGTGCAGTTCTGGATCCTCGGCACGGTCGCCGTCATCGGCGCCCTGGCCACGATCCTGATGAAGAAGGCCGTGCACAGCGCCCTCAGCCTGGCCGGGACGATGATCATCCTGGCGGTCTTCTACCTCGCCAACGGGGCGTACTTCCTGGGCGTGGTCCAGGTCATCGTCTACACCGGCGCGATCATGATGCTCTTCCTCTTCGTGGTCATGCTCGTCGGCGTCACCGCCGCCGACTCCCTGAAGGAGACCATCAAGGGGCAGCGCTGGCTGGCCGCCCTGTGCGGGCTCGGCTTCGGCATCCTGCTGATCGCCGGCATCGGCCACGCCAACCTCACCCACTTCAACGGGCTCGGCCGGATCAACTCCGCCGGACACGTCGAGGGCCTGGCACAGCTGATCTTCACCAAGTACGTCTTCGCCTTCGAGATCACCGGCGCGCTGCTGATCACCGCGGCCGTCGGCGCGATGGTGCTCACCCACCGCGAGCGCACCGAACGGGCGGCCACCCAGCGCGAGCTCGCCGAGAAGCGCGTCCGCGAGGGCGTGCAGCTCCCGCCGCTGCCCGCGCCCGGCGTCTACGCCCGGCACAACGCGGTGGACGTCGCCGGTCTCCTGCCGGACGGCACCCCGTCCGAGCTGACGGTCAACAAGACGCTGCGCGGCCGCGGCCAGATCCGCGACGTGTCGAGCGAGGCGCTGAACGACCTGAAGGCATTGGAACAGGCGTCGGCGGAGCGCCTCGGCCGCGAGGAGGCATCCAAGTGA
- the nuoL gene encoding NADH-quinone oxidoreductase subunit L, which produces MENLIALLIAAPLLGAVVLLCGGRRLDKIGHWIGTLLAAVSFGIGAALFADMLSRSADDRTLYQRLYTWIPVEGFQADMAFQLDQLSMTFVLLISGVGTLIHVYSIGYMEHDERRRRFFGYLNLFVAAMLLLVLADNYLLLYFGWEGVGLASYLLIGFWQHKPSAATAAKKAFLVNRVGDMGLSIAIMLMFTTFGTFTFGPVFGAVGETSEGTLTAIGLMLLLAACGKSAQVPLQSWLGDAMEGPTPVSALIHAATMVTAGVYLIVRSAAVFNGAPDAQLVVTVVGAVTLLFGAIVGCAKDDIKKALAGSTMSQIGYMILAAGLGPIGYVFAIMHLVTHGFFKAGLFLGAGSVMHGMNDEVDMRKYGALRKYMPVTFVTFGLGYLAIIGFPGLSGFFSKDMIIEAAFAKGGTEGWILGGVTLLGAGITAFYMTRVMFLTFFGEKRWQPDAESGELPHPHESPKSMTIPMVILAFGSVLAGGFFEIGDRFLNWLEPVTGYEHGNPPVSAMTVTAATMVVLVVGVGIAWGMYGRRPVPVVAPRGSILTRAARRDLYQDDFNHVVLVRGGEHLTRSLVYVDHSLVDGVVSGTAASVGGLSGRLRKLQNGYARSYAVSMFGGTVVLIAATLLMRAV; this is translated from the coding sequence GTGGAGAACCTGATTGCGCTGCTGATCGCGGCGCCCCTGCTCGGAGCGGTGGTGCTGCTGTGCGGCGGCCGGCGCCTCGACAAGATCGGTCACTGGATCGGCACCCTGCTCGCCGCCGTCTCCTTCGGGATCGGCGCCGCGCTGTTCGCCGACATGCTGTCGCGCAGTGCCGATGACCGGACCCTGTACCAGCGCCTGTACACCTGGATCCCCGTCGAGGGCTTCCAGGCGGACATGGCCTTCCAGCTGGACCAGCTGTCGATGACCTTCGTCCTGCTGATCTCCGGGGTGGGCACGCTCATCCACGTGTACTCGATCGGGTACATGGAGCACGACGAGCGCCGCCGCCGCTTCTTCGGCTACCTCAACCTGTTCGTCGCGGCCATGCTGCTGCTGGTCCTCGCCGACAACTACCTGCTGCTGTACTTCGGCTGGGAGGGCGTGGGCCTCGCCTCGTACCTCCTGATCGGCTTCTGGCAGCACAAGCCCAGCGCGGCCACCGCCGCGAAGAAGGCCTTCCTCGTCAACCGCGTCGGCGACATGGGCCTGTCGATCGCGATCATGCTGATGTTCACCACCTTCGGGACCTTCACCTTCGGGCCCGTGTTCGGTGCGGTGGGGGAGACCTCCGAGGGCACGCTCACGGCGATCGGCCTGATGCTGCTGCTGGCCGCCTGCGGCAAGTCGGCGCAGGTCCCGCTGCAGTCCTGGCTCGGTGACGCGATGGAGGGCCCGACCCCGGTCTCGGCCCTGATCCACGCCGCCACCATGGTGACCGCCGGCGTGTACCTGATCGTCCGCTCGGCCGCCGTCTTCAACGGGGCGCCGGACGCGCAGCTCGTGGTCACCGTCGTGGGCGCGGTCACGCTCCTCTTCGGTGCGATCGTCGGTTGTGCGAAGGACGACATCAAGAAGGCCCTGGCGGGCTCGACGATGTCGCAGATCGGCTACATGATCCTCGCCGCGGGCCTCGGCCCGATCGGCTACGTCTTCGCGATCATGCACCTGGTGACGCACGGCTTCTTCAAGGCAGGGCTCTTCCTCGGCGCGGGTTCCGTGATGCACGGGATGAACGACGAGGTGGACATGCGCAAGTACGGGGCCCTGCGGAAGTACATGCCGGTCACCTTCGTGACCTTCGGACTCGGGTACCTGGCCATCATCGGCTTCCCGGGCCTGTCGGGCTTCTTCTCCAAGGACATGATCATCGAGGCGGCCTTCGCCAAGGGCGGCACCGAGGGCTGGATCCTCGGCGGCGTGACCCTGCTGGGCGCCGGCATCACGGCGTTCTACATGACCCGCGTCATGTTCCTCACCTTCTTCGGCGAGAAGCGCTGGCAGCCGGATGCGGAGAGCGGGGAGCTGCCCCACCCGCACGAGTCCCCGAAGTCGATGACCATCCCGATGGTCATCCTGGCGTTCGGTTCGGTCCTCGCCGGCGGCTTCTTCGAGATCGGCGACCGGTTCCTGAACTGGCTGGAGCCCGTCACCGGTTACGAGCACGGCAACCCGCCGGTCAGCGCCATGACGGTGACCGCGGCCACCATGGTCGTCCTGGTCGTCGGCGTCGGCATCGCCTGGGGGATGTACGGCCGCAGGCCCGTCCCGGTCGTCGCCCCGCGCGGCTCGATCCTCACCCGGGCGGCCCGGCGGGACCTGTACCAGGACGACTTCAACCACGTCGTGCTGGTGCGCGGCGGGGAGCACCTGACCCGCTCGCTCGTGTACGTCGACCACAGCCTCGTCGACGGGGTGGTCAGCGGGACGGCCGCCTCGGTCGGCGGGCTCTCGGGCCGCCTGCGCAAGCTGCAGAACGGCTACGCCCGCAGCTACGCGGTCTCGATGTTCGGGGGAACGGTGGTCCTGATCGCCGCGACCCTGCTGATGAGGGCGGTGTGA
- a CDS encoding NADH-quinone oxidoreductase subunit M: MSFPLLTVTAAVPAVGAILTAAVPAARRTAAKWLALLFSLATLALAVLVAVRFDPGGDRYQLTESRPWIADFGVRYELGVDGIGVVLIGLTALLIPFVIAAGWHDADPLAEPMSGSATWQPSRWRPTQGFFALILLVEAMVIISFEATDVFLFYIFFEAMLIPMYFLIGGFGDRAHSGSDENASAQRSYAAVKFLLYNLVGGLIMLAAVIGLYVVAGNFSLQEITAARAAGTLDMATNTERLLFLGFFFAFAVKAPLWPLHTWLPNAMGESTAPVAVLITAVVDKVGTFAMLRFCLGLFPDASKWATPVILVLALISIVYGALVAVGQRDIKRLIAYASISHFGFIILGIFAMTSQGQSGATLYMVNHGLSTAALMLVAGFLISRRGSRLIADYGGVQKVAPVLAGTFLIGGLATLSLPGLAPFVSEFLVLVGTFARYPVVGIIATIGIVLAALYTLVLYQRTMTGPVKEEVRTMPDLRLRELLVVAPLIALLIGLGVYPKVLTDIVNPAVEHTMSDVKQTDPKPEVAVEAKNGEAAK; encoded by the coding sequence ATGAGTTTCCCGCTTCTGACGGTGACGGCCGCGGTCCCCGCGGTCGGCGCGATCCTGACGGCGGCCGTCCCGGCCGCCCGCAGGACCGCCGCCAAGTGGCTCGCGCTGCTCTTCTCGCTGGCGACCCTGGCCCTGGCCGTGCTCGTCGCGGTCCGCTTCGACCCCGGTGGCGACCGCTACCAGCTCACCGAATCCCGCCCCTGGATCGCCGACTTCGGCGTCCGCTACGAGCTGGGCGTCGACGGGATCGGGGTGGTGCTCATCGGGCTCACCGCGCTGCTGATCCCCTTCGTGATCGCGGCCGGCTGGCACGACGCCGACCCGCTGGCCGAGCCCATGAGTGGCTCCGCCACGTGGCAGCCCTCGCGCTGGCGGCCGACACAGGGCTTCTTCGCCCTGATCCTGCTGGTCGAGGCGATGGTGATCATCTCCTTCGAGGCCACCGACGTCTTCCTCTTCTACATCTTCTTCGAAGCCATGCTCATCCCGATGTACTTCCTCATCGGCGGCTTCGGGGACCGGGCACACTCGGGTTCCGACGAGAACGCGTCCGCGCAGCGCTCGTACGCGGCGGTCAAGTTCCTCCTCTACAACCTGGTCGGCGGCCTGATCATGCTGGCCGCCGTCATCGGTCTCTACGTGGTCGCCGGGAACTTCTCGCTCCAGGAGATCACCGCCGCCCGCGCCGCGGGCACGCTCGACATGGCGACCAACACCGAGCGGCTCCTCTTCCTCGGCTTCTTCTTCGCCTTCGCGGTGAAGGCCCCGCTGTGGCCGCTGCACACCTGGCTGCCGAACGCGATGGGCGAGTCCACCGCCCCGGTCGCCGTCCTGATCACCGCGGTCGTCGACAAGGTCGGCACCTTCGCGATGCTCCGCTTCTGCCTCGGGCTCTTCCCGGACGCCAGCAAGTGGGCCACACCGGTGATCCTGGTCCTGGCCCTGATCAGCATCGTCTACGGCGCGCTGGTCGCGGTCGGCCAGCGGGACATCAAGCGGCTGATCGCCTACGCCTCGATCTCGCACTTCGGCTTCATCATCCTGGGCATCTTCGCGATGACCTCGCAGGGCCAGTCCGGCGCCACCCTCTACATGGTCAACCACGGCCTGTCGACGGCGGCGCTGATGCTGGTGGCCGGCTTCCTGATCTCGCGGCGCGGTTCGCGGCTCATCGCCGACTACGGCGGCGTCCAGAAGGTGGCCCCGGTCCTCGCCGGGACCTTCCTGATCGGCGGCCTGGCCACCCTCTCGCTGCCGGGCCTCGCGCCCTTCGTCAGTGAATTCCTGGTCCTGGTCGGCACGTTCGCCCGGTACCCGGTCGTCGGCATCATCGCCACCATCGGCATCGTGCTCGCCGCGCTGTACACGCTGGTGCTCTACCAGCGCACGATGACCGGCCCCGTGAAGGAGGAGGTCCGCACGATGCCGGACCTGCGCCTGCGCGAGCTGCTGGTGGTCGCCCCGCTGATCGCGCTGCTGATCGGGCTGGGCGTCTACCCGAAGGTGCTCACCGACATCGTCAACCCGGCGGTGGAGCACACCATGTCGGACGTGAAGCAGACGGACCCGAAGCCCGAAGTGGCCGTCGAAGCCAAGAACGGGGAGGCGGCGAAGTGA
- the nuoI gene encoding NADH-quinone oxidoreductase subunit NuoI — protein MSDDDKWQNPVAGFGVTFKAMFKKRLTEQYPEQQKTTAPRFHGRHQLNRHPDGLEKCIGCELCAWACPADAIYVEGADNTEEERYSPGERYGAVYQINYARCILCGLCVEACPTRALTMTNEFELADASRESLIYTKEQLLAGLTEGMVEAPHAMYPGTEDTDYYRGRVTGAAPGTVRQVAVTKGEKPEDESVDAPQAEEVQT, from the coding sequence ATGTCCGACGACGACAAGTGGCAGAACCCGGTGGCGGGCTTCGGCGTGACCTTCAAGGCCATGTTCAAGAAGCGCCTCACCGAGCAGTACCCGGAGCAGCAGAAGACGACCGCCCCGCGCTTCCACGGACGGCATCAGCTCAACCGGCACCCCGACGGTCTGGAGAAGTGCATCGGGTGCGAGCTGTGCGCCTGGGCCTGTCCCGCCGACGCCATCTACGTGGAGGGCGCGGACAACACCGAGGAGGAGCGCTACTCCCCGGGCGAGCGGTACGGCGCCGTCTACCAGATCAACTACGCCCGCTGCATCCTGTGCGGGCTGTGCGTCGAGGCGTGCCCGACGAGGGCGCTCACCATGACGAACGAGTTCGAACTGGCCGATGCCAGCCGTGAGTCGCTCATCTACACCAAGGAGCAGCTGCTCGCCGGCCTCACCGAGGGCATGGTCGAGGCGCCGCACGCGATGTACCCCGGCACGGAGGACACCGACTACTACCGCGGGCGGGTGACGGGGGCCGCCCCGGGCACGGTCCGGCAGGTCGCGGTCACCAAGGGCGAGAAGCCCGAGGACGAGTCGGTGGACGCCCCGCAGGCCGAGGAGGTGCAGACGTGA
- the fahA gene encoding fumarylacetoacetase, giving the protein MPQQSPLDLPEGDPFGPHNLPYGVFSTSAEDRRRIGVRIGGHVLDAGAAAAALGSPYAGLLGQSSLNPLLAAGRTAWRDVRRALTAWVTDPGHRVTVEPHLLPLDEVTLHLPYEVADYVDFYASEHHATNVGRIFRPDGDALTPNWKHLPIGYHGRSGTIVVSGTEVVRPSGQRKAPADPAPVFGPSVKLDIEAEVGFVVGTPSELGRPVPLADFEDHVFGLFLLNDWSARDIQAWEYVPLGPFLGKSFATSVSAWVTPLEALDAARVAPPARDFPLLPYLDDAGLDRPGGFDLHITVSINGQEVAQPPFASMYWTAAQQLAHMTVNGASLRTGDVYGSGTVSGPETGQRGSLLELTWNGRDAIELADGKRTFLEDGDTVTLTAWAPGPDGTRVGLGEVTGRIVGPR; this is encoded by the coding sequence ATGCCCCAGCAGAGCCCCCTCGATCTCCCCGAGGGCGACCCGTTCGGGCCGCACAACCTCCCGTACGGCGTCTTCTCGACTTCCGCGGAGGACCGCCGCCGCATCGGCGTGCGGATCGGCGGGCACGTGCTCGACGCGGGGGCGGCCGCCGCCGCGCTCGGTTCCCCGTACGCCGGGCTGCTCGGGCAGTCCTCCCTCAACCCGCTGCTGGCCGCCGGGCGCACCGCCTGGCGCGACGTGCGCCGCGCGCTGACCGCCTGGGTGACCGACCCCGGCCACCGCGTCACGGTCGAGCCGCACCTGCTGCCGCTCGACGAGGTCACGCTGCACCTGCCGTACGAGGTCGCCGACTACGTCGACTTCTACGCGAGCGAGCACCACGCCACCAACGTCGGCCGGATCTTCCGCCCGGACGGCGACGCGCTGACGCCCAACTGGAAGCACCTGCCCATCGGTTACCACGGCCGCTCCGGCACGATCGTGGTCTCCGGGACCGAGGTCGTACGGCCCTCCGGGCAGCGCAAGGCTCCCGCCGACCCGGCGCCCGTCTTCGGCCCGTCCGTCAAGCTCGACATCGAGGCGGAGGTCGGCTTCGTCGTCGGCACGCCCTCCGAGCTGGGCCGCCCGGTGCCGCTGGCCGACTTCGAGGACCACGTCTTCGGGCTGTTCCTGCTCAACGACTGGTCCGCGCGCGACATCCAGGCCTGGGAGTACGTGCCGCTGGGCCCCTTCCTCGGCAAGTCCTTCGCCACCTCCGTCTCCGCGTGGGTCACCCCGCTGGAGGCCCTGGACGCGGCCCGCGTCGCCCCGCCGGCCCGGGACTTCCCGCTCCTGCCCTACCTGGACGACGCCGGGCTCGACCGCCCCGGCGGCTTCGACCTGCACATCACCGTCTCCATCAACGGGCAGGAAGTGGCGCAGCCGCCGTTCGCGTCGATGTACTGGACCGCCGCCCAGCAGCTCGCGCACATGACCGTCAACGGCGCCTCCCTGCGCACCGGCGACGTGTACGGCTCCGGCACCGTCAGCGGCCCCGAGACCGGCCAGCGCGGCTCGCTGCTGGAGCTGACCTGGAACGGCCGGGACGCGATCGAGCTCGCCGACGGCAAGCGCACCTTCCTGGAGGACGGGGACACCGTCACCCTCACCGCCTGGGCCCCGGGCCCGGACGGGACGCGCGTCGGCCTCGGCGAGGTCACCGGCCGCATCGTGGGACCGCGCTAG
- the nuoK gene encoding NADH-quinone oxidoreductase subunit NuoK, with product MNPVNYLYLAALLFTIGATGVLIRKNAIVLFMCIELMLNACNLAFVAFSRMHGNLDGQIIAFFTMVVAAAEVVVGLAIIVSLFRTRHSASVDDASLMKL from the coding sequence GTGAATCCGGTCAACTACCTGTACCTGGCGGCCCTGCTGTTCACCATCGGCGCGACCGGCGTGCTGATCCGCAAGAACGCGATCGTGCTGTTCATGTGCATCGAGCTGATGCTCAACGCCTGCAACCTCGCCTTCGTCGCCTTCTCCCGGATGCACGGCAACCTCGACGGCCAGATCATCGCGTTCTTCACGATGGTCGTCGCCGCCGCGGAGGTCGTGGTCGGCCTGGCGATCATCGTGTCGCTGTTCCGTACCCGCCACTCGGCCTCGGTCGACGACGCCAGCCTGATGAAGCTGTAA
- the nuoN gene encoding NADH-quinone oxidoreductase subunit NuoN, producing the protein MTSAHSLWTLAAEAPADRIPAPTIEYAQLAPTLIVVGAAVLGILVEAFVPRKSRYYVQVFLAVAALASAFAAVVGLAAGGYGSTKAHIAAMGAIAVDGPALFLQGTILLASVVAIFTFAERRLDPAAHGNRVDSFAAQAASVPGSESEKAAVKAGFTTTEVFPLALFAIAGMLIFPAANDLLTLFVALEVFSLPLYLLCAVARRQRLMSQEAAVKYFLLGAFSSAFLLFGIALLYGYAGSVSYAVIADVVDGTVTKIDPALASTMGNDALLLIGGALIMMGLLFKVGAVPFHMWTPDVYQGAPTPVTGFMAAATKVAAFGALLRLLYVVLPGLRWDWRPVMWAVAIVTMLAGAVIAVTQTDVKRLLAYSSIAHAGFILAGVIATSAEGVQAVLFYLGAYSFVTIGAFAVVTLVRDAGGEATHLSKWAGLGRRSPLTAAVFAVFLLAFAGIPLTSGFTGKFAVFTAAAEGGAGALVVVGVISSAIAAFFYIRVIVLMFFSEPKADGPTVAVPSPLTMTTIAVGVAVTVVLGVAPQYFLDLAGQASTFVR; encoded by the coding sequence GTGACTTCCGCCCACAGCCTGTGGACGCTGGCGGCCGAGGCACCGGCCGACCGGATCCCGGCACCGACCATCGAGTACGCACAGCTCGCGCCCACGCTGATCGTGGTGGGCGCGGCGGTCCTCGGGATCCTCGTGGAGGCCTTCGTGCCCCGCAAGTCCCGTTACTACGTGCAGGTGTTCCTCGCCGTCGCGGCGCTGGCCTCGGCCTTCGCGGCGGTCGTCGGCCTCGCGGCCGGCGGGTACGGCTCGACGAAGGCGCACATCGCCGCGATGGGCGCCATCGCCGTGGACGGCCCGGCGCTGTTCCTGCAGGGCACCATCCTGCTGGCCTCGGTCGTCGCGATCTTCACCTTCGCCGAGCGGCGCCTCGACCCGGCCGCGCACGGCAACCGGGTGGACTCCTTCGCCGCCCAGGCGGCGTCCGTACCGGGCAGCGAGAGCGAGAAGGCCGCAGTCAAGGCGGGCTTCACCACCACCGAGGTCTTCCCGCTGGCCCTGTTCGCGATCGCCGGAATGCTGATCTTCCCGGCGGCCAACGACCTGCTGACGCTCTTCGTCGCGCTGGAGGTCTTCTCCCTCCCGCTGTACCTGCTCTGCGCCGTCGCCCGCCGCCAGCGGCTGATGTCGCAGGAGGCCGCGGTGAAGTACTTCCTGCTGGGCGCCTTCTCCTCCGCCTTCCTCCTCTTCGGCATCGCCCTGCTCTACGGCTACGCGGGCTCGGTCTCGTACGCGGTGATCGCCGACGTGGTCGACGGCACGGTCACGAAGATCGACCCGGCGCTGGCCTCCACCATGGGCAACGACGCGCTGCTGCTGATCGGCGGCGCGCTGATCATGATGGGCCTGCTCTTCAAGGTCGGCGCGGTCCCCTTCCACATGTGGACCCCGGACGTCTACCAGGGCGCCCCGACCCCGGTCACCGGCTTCATGGCGGCGGCGACGAAGGTGGCCGCCTTCGGCGCGCTGCTGCGGCTCCTCTACGTGGTCCTTCCGGGCCTGCGGTGGGACTGGCGGCCGGTGATGTGGGCGGTGGCCATCGTCACGATGCTGGCGGGCGCGGTGATCGCCGTGACCCAGACGGACGTCAAGCGGCTGCTCGCGTACTCCTCGATCGCGCACGCGGGCTTCATCCTGGCCGGTGTGATCGCGACCTCGGCGGAGGGCGTCCAGGCGGTCCTCTTCTACCTGGGGGCGTACTCCTTCGTGACGATCGGCGCCTTCGCCGTGGTCACGCTGGTGCGCGACGCGGGCGGCGAGGCGACGCACCTGTCCAAGTGGGCGGGGCTGGGCCGGCGTTCGCCGCTGACGGCGGCCGTCTTCGCGGTGTTCCTGCTGGCCTTCGCCGGCATTCCGCTGACGTCGGGCTTCACGGGCAAGTTCGCCGTGTTCACGGCGGCGGCCGAGGGCGGCGCGGGAGCGCTGGTCGTGGTCGGTGTCATCTCGTCCGCGATCGCCGCGTTCTTCTACATCCGGGTGATCGTCCTGATGTTCTTCAGCGAGCCGAAGGCCGACGGCCCGACGGTGGCGGTCCCCTCGCCGCTGACGATGACCACCATCGCGGTGGGCGTCGCGGTCACCGTGGTCCTGGGCGTGGCCCCGCAGTACTTCCTGGACCTGGCGGGGCAGGCGAGCACCTTCGTCCGCTGA